The following is a genomic window from Candidatus Syntrophosphaera sp..
GAGCAGATAAACGGAGTGCGCCTCACCACGACTGGCCACCGCAGATATTACAATTTCATCAGCATCGTCGAGGAACTTCAGGATGGTTTCATCTACCGCATCGGCGGAGACCTGCCCTCTTGGGAGATCCAGAAAGGCACGGACGCCGAGGCGATCGCGGAAAACTACGTCTCCATCACCCCGCTGGGCATGACGCTCACCCACGGGGAAGCCTTTCCCGGCATCCTGGAATGGCTGGAAGAGAACGAACTTTTGCAGTTTGAGAAGCACTGATGCGGTTTGAGGACCAACGCGCCCTGCTGGTGCAGGAACTGACCCGGACCGGGATCACCGACGAACGGGTGCTGGCGGCCTTTGCCAGGGTTCCCAGGGAGCTTTACGTCCTGCCGCAATACCGGGATTACGCCTATCGCAACCAGCCCCTGCCGATCGATCTGGACCAGACGATCTCCCAACCGCTGATGATCGCCATCATGCTCCAATATCTGGAGCTGAAGGAAGAGGACGTGGTGCTGGAGATCGGCACCGGAAGCGGCTATCAGAGCGCGCTGCTGGCTGAATTGGCGCGGGACGTCTGCACCATAGAGCGCCTCGAGCCGCTATCCCTGAAAGCCCAGTCCGTGCTGCGCGATGAGGGCTACCGGAACATCCATTTCCGCATCGGCGACGGCGCGCAGGGCTGGCAGAAAGCTTTTCCGCCCTACAAGGAATTCAACAAAATAGTCGTGAGCGCCGCGGCGATCGGGATCCCCCAGCGCCTGAAGGAACAATTGGCCGAGGGCGGGAT
Proteins encoded in this region:
- a CDS encoding protein-L-isoaspartate(D-aspartate) O-methyltransferase, giving the protein MRFEDQRALLVQELTRTGITDERVLAAFARVPRELYVLPQYRDYAYRNQPLPIDLDQTISQPLMIAIMLQYLELKEEDVVLEIGTGSGYQSALLAELARDVCTIERLEPLSLKAQSVLRDEGYRNIHFRIGDGAQGWQKAFPPYKEFNKIVVSAAAIGIPQRLKEQLAEGGIMVVPVGKGRYQDLNRVVRQNNEYIVTEHGGCTFVPLISS